Part of the Microcoleus sp. AS-A8 genome, GATGTTTGCGATCGCGTTCAACTTCTGTTCAACTTGTGTATAAGCTATTTACACTTCGTTACATTTTGGGAGACATCTCTCATCTGGAATCTGCATGAGCAAAACGAGCCTACGAGTGTCTACGGACGAACAGATCAAGCTCTCACGGCATCGAGGGTTGGAGTTGTTAGCCAGAACCTGAGACTCTCATTTATCGCGGTAGCCAAGTGTGAGCGCTATCAGATTTGCCACATCAACCAAAACATCTACCATTTCCCCTTGCCAATCCCTAGAGTCCGAGTCAGCCGCTTCTAGCAGTCCCCACCACTCTCCTCGGACAAAAACGGGTACCATCAGCACAGCCTTCATCCTTACCTGCTTCAGACGCTGGACAACAGTAGCAGATACTTCTGGCTGCTGGATATCCGAAATAGCGACAATCCTCCCAGCCTCAAACTCTTGAGCATATTCCATCTCCCAACCCGACTCTTGACCAGAGGGTTGAAACCGAGAAGTTCCGTTCTCGGAGAGAGACTTTACCGCCAAATTTCCATTTTTGTGATATAATGCAAGACTATCTACATCTAAAAACTCTCGAATTTCATTGACACAGGGGTTGAGAATTTCCTCCAAAGTCAGAACCTGAGCCAGACGTTGAGTAAGGCTTCGGAATAATATCTCCCGCTGGAGCTGCCTTTGCAACGCCTCGGTGACTTGTTGAACTTGGGTGAGCGACCGATTCGCTTCCAAAAGACGGGCAACACGCTGACGCAGCACGGCCCAATGGATGGGTTTCGTGACATAATCCGTCGCACCAGCCGCAAAAGCCTGATCGACCGACTCTTGATCGTCAAGTACCGTAATCATCAGTACAGGCGTGTACTCCGCCGTGGGAAGAGTACGCAATTGGCTACAGCAGGTAAAGCCATCCATCACCGGCATCACGGCATCGAGCAACACAATATCCGGTGTGAGGCGTGCAAATTGAGCCAAGCAGTTCTCTCCATTATTCGCTTCTGCCACTTGATATCCTTCTTCTTCCATCGCAAAGCGAAGCAGCGTTCTGAGGGAGCGGTCATCATCAACGACCAGAACCAGGGAAGAATCTGGGTGAGATGGAAGGTTCATGCAGAAATTTGCTTATATTCCAATTGCAAAGCCACTTTTACTTTCTCATACTCTGCCTCTACCTGCGCTAACCACTCCGGCCCACCCGTAGTGGTACCAGCACGCCCGATCATTTCTAACTCTTTGCAGAGATGGGAGAGATTCATTGCGCCCAGATTGGCACTACTGGAACGGAGGCTATGGGCGGACTGGCGCAAGGATTGAGCATCCCCAGCCGCCACAGCATCCCGGATGTCTTGCAGCTGTTGAGGAGCCTCTTCTCGGTAATGTTCGATGATTTGGCGTAAGAGCGTGGCGGCTTTAGTACCCGCCATCTGCCGCAGGGAGTTGAGTACCCGGCGATCGAGTACGGGTGGAGCATCAACATTCACAGGAACTACCCAGCGTTCCTGTGTGGGCGGCTTTCTGGGCTCACAGACTGCCGACTGGCACAACTGTAAGGCTCGAATCAGCTCCTGCTCTTGGATGGGTTTACTGATATAGTCATCCATCCCAGCTTCAAGGCACTTCTGGCGATCGCCCGCCATGGCATAAGCCGTCATGGCAATAATTCGGGGACGCGGGGATTTTGCAGGAGTGGTTAATACATCTGTTTGAGTAACTCGTGATTCTTTGCCAGCATCCTCTATCATTAGGTCGGCAGTCCATTCTTGGCAGATCAGACGGGTAGCCGTCAATCCATCCATTTGGGGCATTTCCACATCCATCAATACCACGTCATAGGGCTGACGACGCAAGGTTTCGAGGACTTCTCGACCATTACTGACCACATCGGCTTGATATCCCAACTGTTTCAAGGTGAGTAGGGCAACCTGCTGGTTTACACGATTATCCTCCGCCAGTAGAATCCGTAACGGCATCAATTGTGAGGGTTGAGGGATCTGGGGGGTTAGTTCAGGGAGTAAGCGATCGCCTAAAGGGCGCTGCCAAATGCTATCGCCCAGATCACGAAAGCGGGTGAAGGGATAACCAGGGGCAACGATGGTGAAATAGAACGTAGACCCTGAGGATGTTGGAGGCAGAGAGAACTTGTCAAATTCAACTGTATCTAAGCCCTGCTCATTTCCCAGGCGATTGCCCAAGGGGCAGTAGCGTTCCCGGATCGTCTCGTAGAGAAGCCGATCACGATTTTTCCAGCCCAAATCGTCAGGCGGATTTCCAGCACACACCCCCTGACTTTCAACCCACATCCGACCCCCCATCAGTTCGCACAACCGTTGGCTAATCGCCAAACCTAACCCTGTACCTCCATAACGTCGGCTGGTTGAAGCATCCACTTGGCTAAACGGCTTAAACAGGCGATTCATTTGCTCTGGGGAAATGCCGATGCCTGTATCTTGGACGGCAAACTGGATCTCATAAAGCCTGGGGAATGGGGGATGGGGGCTTAAGACTAAGTTCGATGGTTCGTTATTTCCCAATGCCTGGGCGGTGACTGAAACCTTGACTTGACCCGCATCCGTGAATTTGACAGCATTACTCAGGAGATTCAGTAGGATTTGGTGCAACCGGGTCACATCTCCCACCAGAGTGAGCGGAGTTTGTGCATCAATTTGGTAAGTCAAATCTAAGCGTTGATCAACGGCCTTCGGAGTCAGCAGATTCACCGCCGCCTCAATACAAGAAAGCAGCTCGAACGGTTGATCCTCCCACTCCAGCTTACCGGACTCGATTTTAGAAAGGTCTAAAATATCGTTAATAATCCGCAGTAAAGCATCGCTGCTGCTGCTGATTGTTCGCGCAAATTCTTGTTGGTCTTCTGTGAGTGAACTATTGAGCAGCAGATTCTTCATGCCAATAATCCCGTTCATCGGTGTGCGGATTTCATGGCTCATCATCGCCAGAAATTCACTTTTGGCTTGGTTGGCGACTTCTGCTGCCTGCTTGGCCTGCTCTAGTGC contains:
- a CDS encoding response regulator; protein product: MNLPSHPDSSLVLVVDDDRSLRTLLRFAMEEEGYQVAEANNGENCLAQFARLTPDIVLLDAVMPVMDGFTCCSQLRTLPTAEYTPVLMITVLDDQESVDQAFAAGATDYVTKPIHWAVLRQRVARLLEANRSLTQVQQVTEALQRQLQREILFRSLTQRLAQVLTLEEILNPCVNEIREFLDVDSLALYHKNGNLAVKSLSENGTSRFQPSGQESGWEMEYAQEFEAGRIVAISDIQQPEVSATVVQRLKQVRMKAVLMVPVFVRGEWWGLLEAADSDSRDWQGEMVDVLVDVANLIALTLGYRDK